GCGTAGGGAGATTTCTTCTCTATCTCGCCTCTGGCAAATTCGAGGCAGCCCTCGTCGAGATCGCAAATCGCGGCGATCCTGACGTCATCAGGCATGGAGCAGAGAGCTCCGGAAAATGAAAGCCCGCGTACTCCGACAATTCCTATCCTGATCATAAGCGTCTCCTTATCACGCCAGGCCCGGCTTGCAGGGCTTGCCTTCGGCGGCGCGGAAGGCGTAATAAAGCTCCTCCGTCGCGAGCGCCATCTTCGTGACCGCGAACTCGCAGTCGTGCGGGTAGATATACCACGTATCCTCCAGCGTGTTCAGGTCGACGCAGTCGCCGTGCTTGCCGAGATACTCATACTCGATGTGGCAGGAGTAGAGCGACGGCACCGGCTTGACCATCTCGAATTCGTCGCCGTCGAAGTCGACGCCTTTCACGCGGAAGCCGTTCATATCGTGCGTCATAACGCCTTCGCCGAGGCGTATGAACTTTTTTGCGTTCGGCAGGGAATCGACCGTCACCGGCATCTCGCCGGTGGAATATCTGCCTTCGGCGACCTCGCGGCGCACGTTTTCGCGCTCCCATTCGTACCAGTCGGGGATATGCGCGAACTCCGTTACGCCTTCGACTGCGGTAAGCGCGCCGTCCTCGCCGTATTTCCAGCGCTTTCCGCAGGCGGTGCAGATGAGCTCGTCGCCCTTCGATGTCATCTTATACTCGGCGTGGCACTTCGGGCACTGATAAAGCACCTTGTGCAGTCCCTCGGCGCGCCACGGCGCCTTAACGCGTATGCCGCGCTCCTTCTGCCATGCGTAGTCGTCGTATCGGAACGCGCTTACGAGCTTTTCGTTTATCTCGTCGGTTGTCGCTTTTTCGAGCTCCTCGGAGGTGTACTGCAGCTTTAGCTCCGCCTCGATGGGCTTTACCTTGCGGTTTTTAAGGTTCCAGAATGGCGAGTTGACGTGATGCCCGTGGCATATCAGCGTGACGACCGGAACTTTGAGCATCTTGCAGAGCATGCCGAGCCCTTCGGGAAGCACCGCAGTCGTGCCGCAGAGGGAATAGCGCGCCTCGGGGTAGACGACGGCGATGTCGCCGTTTTTAATAACGCGCAGAAGCTGGCGGATGAGTATGACGTCCTGCGTGAACTTGCGCTTGCAGATGCAGCCGACGTTCCGCAGCAGCCACTCGCGCCCGATGAAACCGTCTATCGCGACGACGTAGTTCGCGCGGCTCGGCCAGATCGCCTTCGTCGCGACCTTGAAGTCCATGAACGCGTTGTGGTTGCAGAGCAGCAGGTAGGGCGGCTTTATGCCGTCCATGCCGGTCTTCGTTATCTTCGCCTTGTGCGCGATGACGTCCGGCAGACTCAGCAGCAGCGTCAGCGGCCGCAGGTACCACCTCGTGCGTATCGGCTTGAGAGTCATATCGAACCTTACGGGTTCTTTTTTCATATTTTCGATCCCTTCAGAATAGAATGAAAGTATTATACCATATTTGTGCGCGTTTCAAAAGGTATATTTGCGAAATTGAGATAAAAAATAGGATTTGCGCGGCGCGTTTGAACACAAATAGTAAAATTGATATTGAGAAATATCGAGAAAATCGAAGAAAAACGACGAAAATCGAAGATTTGATATTTAACGATAAAAAATCCGAAAATTTCTCTTGACATTTTGCGCGCGGGGTAATATAATCTCCTTTGCAAATTGATTTCAAGGAAATTTGGAGGAAAACGAAATGTCAACTTTTATGGCGAAACCCGCTGACATACAGCGCAAATGGTATGTCATCGACGCGGCCGGCAAGCCGCTGGGACGCGTTGCTACCGTCGCCGCCAGCATTCTGCGCGGCAAGCACACTCCCGAATACACCCCTCACGTTGACTGCGGCGATCACGTTATCGTCATCAACGCCGCCAAGGTGATCCTGACCGGCAACAAGCTGGATGAGAAGATGTACAGACGTCACTCCGGCTACATCGGCGGCCTCAAGGAAGTCCCCTACAGACGCCTTATGGAGAGCGATCCCGAGTTCGTTATGACCAAGGCCGTCAAGGGAATGCTTCCCGACAACACCATCGGCAGAAATTCCATCAAGAGACTTCGCGTTTACGCGGGCGATCAGCACGAGCACGCCGCCCAGAAGCCCGAAGCTTACGAACTGTGAGGAGGTAACGACTAATGTACGATACGAAACCCTATCTTTACGGAACCGGCAGAAGAAAGTCTTCCGTCGCCAGAGTCCGCCTCTACAGCGGTGAAGGCAAGGTCATAATCAACGGCAGAAGCATCGACGAGTACTTCGGTCTCGACACGCTCAAGCTGATCGTTCGTCAGCCCCTCGTTCTTACGGCGACCGAGGGCAAGTACGACGTTATCTGCACCGTCGCCGGCGGCGGCGTTACCGGTCAGGCCGGCGCCATCCGTCACGGCATTTCCCGCGCTCTGCTTCAGGCGGGCGACGAGCTTCGCCCCGCGCTCAAGAAGGCGGGCTTCCTGACGAGAGATCCTCGTATGAAGGAAAGAAAGAAGTACGGCCTCAAAGCCGCCCGTCGCGCTCCTCAGTTCAGCAAGCGCTGACATTTTTACCCCGAAATTGCAACTCGCCGGCATATATTGTCGGCGAATTGTTTTAGAAGCGATTCCTTACTATCAATCGTTCCCGAGGTGACGAATGAGAAAAGAGAAGCTCCTGGAGAACATAAGAATATACTCGCACAGCAAAGCGTTGTTCGGCGCGATGTTCCTTATATTCGTTGTCGGCGTATTTATGTACGTCATTTTAGGGAGCAATATGTTTCTGGTATCCGTCGACGGCAACGACAGAGCGATAATAACAGTGCGCAGGGATATGCAGGGCGTGATAGACATCTGCGGCGTCGAGCTGGCCGAAGACGACGTGGTCGAATTCACCGAACCGACCGACGTCGCCGGAACGCTCACGGTCAGACGCGCTTTCTACGTCAGCGTCACCGCGGATAACTTCACCGAAACGATCTCCGTCATCGACGGCACCGTCAGAGACGCTCTGGAGACCTGCGAAATCGTCCTCGGCGAGTTCGACGAGGTAACGCCGTCGCGGGATACGCTCCTCGCCGGCAATATGAATATAAAAGTCACCCGCGTCACCTACGAAACGCGCGAAGTCGAGGAGAGCATCCCGTATTCGACAAAGGAATATTATTCCATTGAATACCTGAAAAAGACGCGCACCGTCACCCGCCCGGGCGAGAAGGGCGTAAGGACGACTACCTACCGGGACAAATACGTCGACGGAGAGCGCGTCGAATCCACCGTCGTTTCCGTGAAAACGACGAAAAAGCCCGTCGACGAGCTTGTCGCCGTCGGAACATCCACGCAGCAGCTTCTGAGCAAGCACAGGCAGCTCGCGCAGCTGCAGGCCGGAGAGAAAACGCCCCCGACCGAATACCAGAAGGTAATGGTGATGCAGGGCACCGCCTACACCTACTCTTCGATTGAGAAGTACAACGTCACGGCGCTCGGAATGCCCGTGCGCGAAGGCGCCGTCGCGGTCGACCCGAAGGTCATACCCTACGGCACTATCCTTTACGTCGAGTCGGTCGACGGCAGGTTCAACTACGGCTACTGCATCGCGGAAGATACCGGCGGCGGCATAAAGGGCAACCGCATCGACCTCTTCTATGAGAGCAACACGACGGTCGGCCGCTTCGGCAGGCGCGACGTCAGAGTTTACATTATCGGCTGATGAAATACTATATCGCAGATGTTTTGGAGAAAAACGGAATAAGAATTTTCGGCGAACTGCCGGCGGAAGAAGCGGAGACGCTGAAGCCGCCGATGGAAAACGTGCGCTCGTATATCGTGATGCTGCTCCCTTACCATACGCCCGACGTCAAGCGCAACGTGGCGAAGTTCGCCTGCTTCCCGGACTACCATACTTCGATAAAAGCCCTGCTCGGCAAGGTTTGCGCTGAGCTTGAAAGCAAATACCGCGGCGAAAAGTTCAAGCCGTCGGTAGACAGTTCGCCCCTTTTCGAAGTCAAATGCGCGGCAAAATGCGGGCTCGGCATTATCGGAAAGAACGGGCTTTTGATTAACGATACGTACGGCAGTTACTGCTTCATAGCGGAAATAGCGTCCACTATGGAGAGCGGGAAGAGCGATAATCTCCTGCCGCGTGAAGCGGGGATCGCGTGCAAAGAGTGCGGCGCGTGTATCGCGGCTTGTCCGCACGGAGCGCTTTCCGCCGCCGGCTTCGACGCCGCGAAATGCGTTTCGCACGTTTCGCAGAAGAAAGGGAAGCTGACTCCGGAGGAGGAGCGTATGATCGCTTCCGCGGACTACATATGGGGCTGCGATCGCTGTCAGGACTCCTGTCCGCTGAACGAAAGAATAAAGGATACGCATCTGCGCTGCTTTATGGAAACCACGCCGATCGTTACGGAAGAACTGATAAACGATCCGGAGTTTTTCAACGCGTCCGCGTTCGCGTGGCGCGGCAGGGAGCCGATACTCCGTAATATCCGGCTGCAAAAAGAGAAAAAATGAATAATAACGCTTTACGTCCGCATACTAACCATATATAATAATGGGGTGATGTCTTGAAGGTCAAGGACGTAATGAGCAAAACTGTCGTAGCGGCGGACAGCGGACAGTCCGTCTGCGAGGTGGCGCGGCTGATGCGCGAGCACGACGTGGGAGCGATCCCCGTCTTTGAGCGCGACGTAATCGCAGGAATAGTCACCGACAGAGACGTCGTGCTGCGCTGCGTGGCGGCGGGGAAGGACCCGTCGGAATGCAGGGCGGGCGAGATAATGTCCGGCGGCGCGGTTTCGGTAACTCCGAACCAGAGCGTCGCGGACGCCGCCAGGATAATGGCGGCGGTAAAGATAAGGCGGCTTCCCGTCATCGACGACGGGCGTCTCGCCGGAATGGTGTCCTTCGGCGACATCGCGAGAAGCAGGGCGGATGACGCGGAGATAAGCGAAGCGATCTCCGAAATATCCACCCCGTTCAAATAGGAGAGAGAATATGATCGAATTCGATGAACTGAAATTGAGACTCAACGGACTTAAAAAAGGCCTGCCCGACCTTAAGCGTGCCATGTGCATAGACGATCTTCGCGAAGAGCTGAAGCGTCTGGAAGAGGAAGCGCAGGACCCGGCCTTCTGGAACGACGTCGAGCTTTCCGGCAAGAACCAGCAGAAGACGAAGTCCGTTTCATCCAAGATAAAGGCGTATACCGACCTCGTCACCGAGTTCGACGACGCGGAGACGATAATCGACATCGCCGTTGAAGGCGACGACGAATCGCTCCTCGGCGAAGCGAAGGCGGCGGTAGACAAGGCAGAAGCCGACCTGGAGCACCTGCGTGTTTCCACGCTGCTTTCCGGCGAATACGACGGCTGCAACGCGATACTTACCTTCCATCCCGGCGCGGGCGGCACCGAGGCGCAGGACTGGGCTCAGATGCTTTACCGTATGTATACGCGCTGGACGGAGCGCAGCGGCTATAAGTACAAGCTGCTCGACTGGCTCGACGGCGACGGCGCGGGCATCAAGAGCGCGACCATCCTCGTCGAAGGCGAAAACGCCTACGGCTATCTCCGCAGCGAAGCGGGAGTCCACCGCCTCGTACGCATCTCGCCGTTCGACGCTTCGGGCAGAAGGCAGACCTCCTTCGCGTCCGTCGACGTTACGCCGGAGATTGACGACAGCATCGAGGTCGAGATAAACCCGGACGACCTGCGCGTCGATACATACCGCAGCAGCGGCGCGGGCGGCCAGCACGTCAACAAGACCGAATCCGCCATCCGCATCACACACATCCCGACCGGCATCGTCGTAGCGTGCCAGAACGAGCGCAGCCAGCACCAGAACCGCGAAGTCGCCATGCGTATGCTGAAGTCAAAGCTCATTGAGATCAAAGAGAGGGAACACCTCAGCCGCATCGAAGACATCAAGGGCTCGCAGAAAGACATCGGCTGGGGCTCGCAGATACGCTCCTACGTTTTCATGCCTTACACGCTCGTCAAGGATAACCGCACCGGCTACGAAGTCGGCAACATAAACGCCGTTATGGACGGCGATCTTGACGGCTTTATCAACGCCTACCTCCGCGCGAAGAGCGAAGGCTCGATAGAATAACGCCGGATGGAAAAACTCCGGAAAACGAAGAAAAACGCCTCCCGACCGGGAGGCGTTTTGATTTGTGCGGCAGCGGTATTATTGCTCGTAGAGCTTCTTTTTGCGCATACGGACGATGACGACCGCGGCGATTATCGCGACTATTGCCGCGCCGATGATGATATAAAGCGTGTAGCTCTTGCCTTCGGATTCGCCGACCTTGAGCTTCGACCAGTAGTCGTTCATAAGTTGGAAGGTTTCGTCCGGCAGGTCCTCGAACATTTTTGAGTTGGCGGCGGTCGCTTCATCGAAGTAGACGACGTCGCTGTTGGCGAATTCTTCGCTCAGATACTCCTTCGCCTCCGGAATGGGTGTGGCGTAGCCGATCGCGTCCATATTCTGACCGGAGATCTCGGGATCACAGAGGAAGTTGATATACGCTTCGGCTTCCGCTTTGTGCTCGCAGCCCTTCGGGATGCAGATGGCGTCGATGAAGAAGTTGAAGCCCTCCTTCGGATAGCAGAAGGCGAGGTCGGGGTTGTCTTCGTGCATAGTCACGAAGTCGCCGGCGTAGTAGGGGGCGATCCAGGCGGATTCGTTGA
The window above is part of the Clostridia bacterium genome. Proteins encoded here:
- the rplM gene encoding 50S ribosomal protein L13, with the translated sequence MSTFMAKPADIQRKWYVIDAAGKPLGRVATVAASILRGKHTPEYTPHVDCGDHVIVINAAKVILTGNKLDEKMYRRHSGYIGGLKEVPYRRLMESDPEFVMTKAVKGMLPDNTIGRNSIKRLRVYAGDQHEHAAQKPEAYEL
- the rpsI gene encoding 30S ribosomal protein S9 — encoded protein: MYDTKPYLYGTGRRKSSVARVRLYSGEGKVIINGRSIDEYFGLDTLKLIVRQPLVLTATEGKYDVICTVAGGGVTGQAGAIRHGISRALLQAGDELRPALKKAGFLTRDPRMKERKKYGLKAARRAPQFSKR
- a CDS encoding 1-acyl-sn-glycerol-3-phosphate acyltransferase, with translation MKKEPVRFDMTLKPIRTRWYLRPLTLLLSLPDVIAHKAKITKTGMDGIKPPYLLLCNHNAFMDFKVATKAIWPSRANYVVAIDGFIGREWLLRNVGCICKRKFTQDVILIRQLLRVIKNGDIAVVYPEARYSLCGTTAVLPEGLGMLCKMLKVPVVTLICHGHHVNSPFWNLKNRKVKPIEAELKLQYTSEELEKATTDEINEKLVSAFRYDDYAWQKERGIRVKAPWRAEGLHKVLYQCPKCHAEYKMTSKGDELICTACGKRWKYGEDGALTAVEGVTEFAHIPDWYEWERENVRREVAEGRYSTGEMPVTVDSLPNAKKFIRLGEGVMTHDMNGFRVKGVDFDGDEFEMVKPVPSLYSCHIEYEYLGKHGDCVDLNTLEDTWYIYPHDCEFAVTKMALATEELYYAFRAAEGKPCKPGLA
- a CDS encoding G5 domain-containing protein produces the protein MRKEKLLENIRIYSHSKALFGAMFLIFVVGVFMYVILGSNMFLVSVDGNDRAIITVRRDMQGVIDICGVELAEDDVVEFTEPTDVAGTLTVRRAFYVSVTADNFTETISVIDGTVRDALETCEIVLGEFDEVTPSRDTLLAGNMNIKVTRVTYETREVEESIPYSTKEYYSIEYLKKTRTVTRPGEKGVRTTTYRDKYVDGERVESTVVSVKTTKKPVDELVAVGTSTQQLLSKHRQLAQLQAGEKTPPTEYQKVMVMQGTAYTYSSIEKYNVTALGMPVREGAVAVDPKVIPYGTILYVESVDGRFNYGYCIAEDTGGGIKGNRIDLFYESNTTVGRFGRRDVRVYIIG
- the prfB gene encoding peptide chain release factor 2, which gives rise to MIEFDELKLRLNGLKKGLPDLKRAMCIDDLREELKRLEEEAQDPAFWNDVELSGKNQQKTKSVSSKIKAYTDLVTEFDDAETIIDIAVEGDDESLLGEAKAAVDKAEADLEHLRVSTLLSGEYDGCNAILTFHPGAGGTEAQDWAQMLYRMYTRWTERSGYKYKLLDWLDGDGAGIKSATILVEGENAYGYLRSEAGVHRLVRISPFDASGRRQTSFASVDVTPEIDDSIEVEINPDDLRVDTYRSSGAGGQHVNKTESAIRITHIPTGIVVACQNERSQHQNREVAMRMLKSKLIEIKEREHLSRIEDIKGSQKDIGWGSQIRSYVFMPYTLVKDNRTGYEVGNINAVMDGDLDGFINAYLRAKSEGSIE
- a CDS encoding DUF1730 domain-containing protein, coding for MEKNGIRIFGELPAEEAETLKPPMENVRSYIVMLLPYHTPDVKRNVAKFACFPDYHTSIKALLGKVCAELESKYRGEKFKPSVDSSPLFEVKCAAKCGLGIIGKNGLLINDTYGSYCFIAEIASTMESGKSDNLLPREAGIACKECGACIAACPHGALSAAGFDAAKCVSHVSQKKGKLTPEEERMIASADYIWGCDRCQDSCPLNERIKDTHLRCFMETTPIVTEELINDPEFFNASAFAWRGREPILRNIRLQKEKK
- a CDS encoding CBS domain-containing protein, which translates into the protein MSKTVVAADSGQSVCEVARLMREHDVGAIPVFERDVIAGIVTDRDVVLRCVAAGKDPSECRAGEIMSGGAVSVTPNQSVADAARIMAAVKIRRLPVIDDGRLAGMVSFGDIARSRADDAEISEAISEISTPFK